Proteins from one Anastrepha obliqua isolate idAnaObli1 chromosome 2, idAnaObli1_1.0, whole genome shotgun sequence genomic window:
- the LOC129237182 gene encoding uncharacterized protein LOC129237182 translates to MNTQKNEQNKKFVPRCDTIPSSEEDTLLASSQETAESAKSKGSTSHSTPLLNKQQQQQKVLPQTSKKAADGTQRESQAARKHKSEGALMKSRYTKARFILSKIAKNELAGATDERDAADKLKYQQVVKEYEDFLSNKPKEDNKKKGDAMKRNRSQDVIDQAPKRPKVSSSIEETKQRPFSEVVKDNLLYALIDETTNSGKVVLQKWGQVEAKLSKLVLDKHVVGAQGGTLPSFDSAGVLRGCRVIKCDDDWSRVVLERCVAEISSTLEGLKLKLIPAKDIPCPPRARIWLPVMDLSGAEVLKYLKSHNPAVPMDDWAIVKAEKPQKSSMSFVLQINDECLPILKQHDNKMRQQ, encoded by the exons ATGAACACacaaaaaaacgaacaaaacaaaaaatttgtgccGCGCTGCGACACAATACCATCCTCCGAGGAGGATACCCTGCTGGCCTCTAGTCAAGAAACGGCTGAGTCAGCAAAGAGTAAGGGAAGTACCAGCCATAGCACACCCCTACtaaacaagcaacaacaacaacaaaaagttctACCACAAACCTCGAAAAAGGCGGCGGACGGCACTCAGAGAGAGAGTCAGGCCGCTAGAAAACACAAATCCGAGGGTGCCCTCATGAAGTCTCGCTACACGAAGGCGAGGTTCATTCTAAGCAAGATTGCCAAAAATGAACTCGCTGGAGCGACTGACGAGCGTGACGCGGCCGACAAACTGAAATACCAGCAGGTGGTTAAGGAGTACGAAGACTTCTTATCCAACAAACCCAAGgaggacaacaaaaaaaaaggcgaTGCGATGAAAAGGAACAGGTCACAGGACGTGATCGACCAGGCACCGAAGAGACCTAAGGTGTCCAGCAGCATCGAAGAAACAAAGCAACGACCGTTCAGTGAGGTGGTTAAGGATAACCTCCTATATGCACTGATCGACGAGACCACAAACAGCGGCAAAGTGGTCCTGCAGAAGTGGGGGCAAGTGGAGGCCAAACTGTCCAAGCTCGTGTTAGACAAGCATGTGGTTGGAGCACAGGGCGGAACTCTCCCTTCCTTCGATTCTGCAGGAGTACTTCGCGGCTGTAGGGTTATCAAGTGCGACGACGACTGGTCAAGGGTTGTCCTAGAAAGGTGTGTTGCTGAGATCAGCAGCACACTGGAAGGCTTAAAACTTAAGCTTATTCCGGCCAAGGACATCCCCTGCCCTCCTCGCGCTCGCATTTGGCTGCCGGTGATGGACTTGAGCGGTGCAGAAGTGCTGAAGTACCTGAAGTCACACAACCCTGCGGTGCCGATGGACGACTGGGCAATCGTGAAGGCAGAAAAACCGCAAAAGAGCAGCATGTCATTCGTTCTGCAGATTAACGATGAGTGCCTGCCAATACTAAAACAACACGACAACAAAATGCG acagcaatga